The Balaenoptera acutorostrata chromosome 10, mBalAcu1.1, whole genome shotgun sequence genome has a window encoding:
- the SLC17A3 gene encoding LOW QUALITY PROTEIN: sodium-dependent phosphate transport protein 4 (The sequence of the model RefSeq protein was modified relative to this genomic sequence to represent the inferred CDS: inserted 1 base in 1 codon; substituted 2 bases at 2 genomic stop codons) gives MEWPSFCLPVAHFLNVSKKSHFSWLTPWITYHPVGEKQSSGEKNAMATMTELSPTAGKYSQDVQGDEKLSPGKAPSLCSTRYGIAFITHLCNFTVMAQNVFMNITMVTMANSTNHQSQFNRSTEGLPVDSFDDPNNSPKSLPVGAPVYDWRPQIQIIIFSSINYGMILTLAPSGYLAGRVGTKRVVGAALFGSSFLVLFTPLAADLGLGFLIATRILQGMSLGLRYGGQFALWERWSPPHERSRLCSIAFXGLMPGSCIAILLGGIISQALGWPFVFYIFGGVGCVSCLLWFVLIYDDPVTHPWINITEKEYIISSLAQQVSSSKQPLPIKAMVRSLPLWSLCFCCFSHQWLINIMVVYTPTXISSVFNVDIXDSGFLSALPFIFAWVVGILGGYLADFLLTKNFRLVTVRKIATVLGSLPSSASLVVLPCVASSYITAVSLLTLSCGLSLFSQPGIYINALDIAPRFSPFLMGASRGFAQISAILAPTVSGFLLSQDPEFGWRNVFSLSFAINTLGLILYLIFGKADVQDWAKERKRTHL, from the exons ATGGAATGGCCCAGCTTCTGTTTGCCTGTTGcccactttttaaatgtttcaaagaaGTCTCATTTCTCGTGGCTGACACCTTGGATAACATATCACCCTGTAGGTGAAAAACAGTCATCAGGAGAGAAGAACGCAATGGCCACCATGACAGAATTGAGTCCCACGGCAGGGAAGTACTCCCAAGATGTACAAGGGGATGAGAAGCTCAGTCCTGGGAAAG CTCCAAGCTTATGTTCCACTCGCTATGGAATAGCCTTCATCACACATCTCTGCAACTTCACAGTAATGGcacaaaatgttttcatgaacATCACCATGGTAACCATGGCCAACAGCACAAACCATCAGTCCCAGTTTAACAGGTCCACTGAGGGGCTGCCTGTTGACTCATTTGATGACCCAAATAATTCCCCAAAAAGTCTTCCTGTGGGG GCCCCTGTGTATGATTGGAGGCCTCAAATCCAGATCATCATCTTTAGTTCTATCAACTATGGCATGATCCTGACACTGGCTCCCAGTGGATACCTGGCTGGAAGAGTAGGAACAAAGCGAGTGGTTGGTGCTGCTCTGTTTGGATCCTCATTTCTTGTTCTCTTCACCCCTCTGGCAGCTGACCTTGGACTAGGTTTCCTCATTGCAACTCGAATACTTCAGGGCATGAGCCTG gGGTTACGATATGGGGGTCAGTTTGCACTCTGGGAAAGATGGAGTCCTCCACATGAACGAAGCCGACTCTGCAGCATTGCTTTCTGAG GATTGATGCCGGGAAGCTGCATTGCCATCCTCCTGGGTGGCATCATCAGTCAAGCCCTCGGGTGGCCTTTTGTCTTCTATATCTTTG GAGGTGTTGGCTGTGTCTCCTGCCTTCTCTGGTTTGTTTTGATTTATGATGACCCCGTCACTCACCCATGGATAAACATCACAGAGAAAGAATACATCATATCCTCCTTGGCCCAACAG GTCAGCTCTTCTAAGCAACCTCTTCCCATCAAAGCTATGGTCAGATCTCTACCCCTCTGGTCCTTGTGTTTTTGCTGTTTCAGCCATCAATGGTTAATTAACATAATGGTTGTATACACACCAA TAATCAGCTCTGTGTTCAATGTTGATATCTGAGAT AGTGGCTTCCTGTCtgcccttccttttatttttgcctgGGTCGTTGGCATCCTGGGAGGTTACCTGGCAGATTTCCTTCTGACCAAGAATTTTAGGCTTGTTACAGTGAGGAAAATTGCCACAGTTCTAG GAAGTCTCCCCTCTTCAGCATCCCTTGTGGTTCTGCCATGCGTTGCCTCCAGCTATATCACAGCAGTGAGCCTTCTGACACTCTCCTGTGGACTAAGCCTGTTTAGTCAGCCAGGGATCTATATCAATGCCTTAGATATTGCTCCAAG attTAGCCC CTTTCTCATGGGAGCCTCGAGGGGGTTTGCACAGATATCTGCTATCCTGGCACCCACTGTCAGTGGATTTCTTCTCAGTCAG GACCCTGAATTTGGGTGGAGGAATGTCTTCTCCTTGTCATTTGCCATTAACACATTAGGACTGATCCTCTACCTTATATTTGGAAAAGCAGATGTCCAAGACTGGGCTAAAGAAAGGAAACGCACTCATTTatga